One Mycolicibacter sp. MU0083 DNA window includes the following coding sequences:
- a CDS encoding adenosine deaminase — translation MSTPVNRETIRAVPKALLHDHLDGGLRPATVVDIAGQVGYDGLPATDPEELATWFRTRSHSGSLERYLEPFSHTVAVMQTPEALYRVAAECVADLAADTVVYAEVRFAPELHIEGGLSFDEVTDAVLAGFAAGEREAAAAGRPIVVRCLVTAMRHAALSREIAELAIRFRDKGVVGFDIAGAEAGYPPSRHLDAFEYMRDHNARFTIHAGEAFGLPSIHEAIAFCGADRLGHGVRITDDITVGDDGTVRLGRLAAILRDKRVPLELCPSSNVQTGAVGSIAEHPFDLLARARLRVTVNTDNRLMSDTTMTDEMAVLAETFDYGWADLQRFTVNAMKSAFIPFDQRVEIIEEVIKPRYAALIG, via the coding sequence ATGAGCACACCGGTCAACCGGGAGACCATCCGTGCGGTCCCCAAAGCCCTGCTGCACGATCACCTCGACGGGGGGCTCCGCCCGGCCACCGTCGTCGACATCGCCGGACAGGTCGGCTACGACGGCCTGCCCGCCACCGATCCCGAGGAGCTGGCCACCTGGTTTCGGACCCGCTCGCACAGCGGCTCGCTGGAGCGCTATCTGGAACCGTTCAGCCACACCGTGGCGGTCATGCAGACCCCCGAGGCGCTGTATCGCGTCGCGGCCGAATGCGTGGCGGATCTGGCCGCCGACACCGTGGTCTACGCCGAGGTGCGGTTCGCGCCGGAACTGCACATCGAAGGCGGCCTGTCCTTCGACGAGGTCACCGACGCGGTGCTGGCCGGATTCGCCGCCGGGGAACGCGAGGCCGCCGCGGCCGGCCGGCCCATCGTGGTGCGCTGCCTGGTCACCGCGATGCGCCATGCCGCGCTGTCGCGGGAGATCGCCGAGTTGGCCATCCGGTTCCGTGACAAGGGAGTGGTCGGTTTCGACATCGCCGGCGCCGAAGCCGGCTACCCGCCCAGCCGGCACCTGGACGCATTCGAATACATGCGAGACCACAACGCCCGGTTCACCATCCACGCCGGCGAGGCGTTCGGGCTGCCGTCGATCCACGAGGCGATCGCGTTCTGCGGCGCCGACCGGCTCGGGCACGGGGTGCGGATCACCGACGACATCACCGTCGGCGACGACGGGACCGTGCGGTTGGGCCGGCTGGCCGCGATCCTGCGCGACAAGCGGGTGCCGCTGGAGCTGTGCCCGAGCTCGAACGTGCAGACCGGTGCCGTCGGCAGCATCGCCGAGCACCCGTTCGACCTGCTGGCCCGGGCCCGGCTGCGGGTGACGGTCAACACCGACAACCGGCTGATGAGCGACACCACCATGACCGATGAGATGGCGGTGCTGGCCGAGACGTTCGACTACGGCTGGGCCGATCTGCAGCGGTTCACCGTCAACGCGATGAAATCGGCGTTCATCCCGTTCGATCAGCGGGTGGAGATCATCGAAGAGGTGATCAAACCGCGTTATGCGGCGCTGATCGGCTGA
- a CDS encoding 3-oxo-5-alpha-steroid 4-dehydrogenase, whose translation MHWYTGDTVFDTVLTAAFAFAAFVIIGGFFGQSSYGRFSTTKLGLNLNPKFGWWLMEIPATVVFLAAYLCGPHRFEPTSLVLAGIWALHYANRGWFFPLAIRQVPGKRSTFNISVVVMGMLVTSMHGFLNGALFSHDYFGLYHGTEWLTDPRFLIGLAVYLCGFALIVNSESIVRNLRDKNNPGGAEYKIPFGGGYRFVTSPAYLGEMTAWAGFAILTWALPGVAILLITAGNLIPRALGTHKWYQEKFVDYPTDRKALVPFLI comes from the coding sequence ATGCACTGGTACACCGGCGACACCGTTTTCGACACCGTCCTGACCGCGGCATTCGCCTTCGCGGCATTCGTGATCATCGGCGGGTTCTTCGGGCAGAGCTCCTACGGCCGGTTCTCGACGACCAAGCTCGGCCTGAACCTCAATCCGAAGTTCGGCTGGTGGCTGATGGAGATCCCGGCGACGGTGGTGTTCCTGGCGGCCTACCTGTGCGGGCCGCACCGTTTCGAGCCGACATCGCTGGTGCTGGCCGGGATCTGGGCGCTGCACTACGCCAACCGCGGCTGGTTCTTCCCGCTGGCCATCCGCCAGGTGCCCGGCAAGCGCAGCACGTTCAACATCTCGGTGGTGGTGATGGGCATGCTCGTCACCTCCATGCACGGCTTCCTCAACGGCGCCCTGTTCAGCCACGACTACTTCGGCCTCTACCACGGCACCGAGTGGCTGACCGACCCGCGGTTCCTGATCGGCCTGGCGGTCTACCTGTGCGGGTTCGCGCTGATCGTGAACTCCGAGTCGATCGTGCGCAACCTGCGCGACAAGAACAACCCGGGCGGCGCGGAGTACAAGATTCCGTTCGGCGGCGGCTACCGGTTCGTCACCAGCCCCGCCTATCTGGGCGAGATGACGGCGTGGGCGGGCTTCGCGATCCTGACCTGGGCGCTGCCCGGGGTCGCCATCCTGCTGATCACCGCCGGCAACCTGATCCCCCGCGCCCTGGGCACCCACAAGTGGTACCAGGAGAAGTTCGTCGACTACCCGACCGACCGCAAGGCGCTGGTTCCGTTCCTGATCTGA
- a CDS encoding succinate dehydrogenase iron-sulfur subunit yields MSSSADSGCCSSEGGCCSPGPSSTAPAALVDNAPAGDPPLPPVPEGAHMVTLKIARYNPDNPDQYAATGGWQSFRVPALPSDRLLNLLIYVKSYLDGSLTFRRSCAHGVCGSDGVRVNGNNKLACKLLMRDVLPKKPGKEVTLTIEPLRGLPVEKDLIVDMEPFLDAYKAIKPYLITSGNHPTKEYIQSQSDRHRYDDTTKCILCAICTTSCPVYWSEGAYFGPAAIVNAHRFIFDSRDEGAAERLDILNEVDGVWRCRTTFNCTDACPRGIEITKAIQEVKRALMFAR; encoded by the coding sequence ATGTCCTCCTCAGCTGACTCGGGTTGCTGCTCGTCCGAGGGCGGTTGCTGCTCGCCTGGGCCGTCGAGCACGGCCCCGGCGGCGCTGGTCGACAACGCCCCCGCCGGTGACCCGCCACTGCCCCCGGTCCCCGAGGGCGCGCACATGGTCACCCTCAAGATCGCCCGGTACAACCCGGACAACCCCGACCAGTACGCGGCCACCGGCGGCTGGCAGAGCTTCCGGGTGCCGGCACTGCCCAGCGACCGGCTGCTGAACCTGCTGATCTACGTCAAGAGCTACCTGGACGGCTCGCTGACGTTCCGCCGATCCTGCGCGCACGGTGTGTGCGGTTCCGACGGTGTGCGGGTCAACGGCAACAACAAGCTGGCCTGCAAGCTGCTGATGCGCGACGTGCTGCCCAAGAAGCCGGGCAAGGAGGTCACGCTGACCATCGAGCCGCTGCGCGGCCTGCCGGTGGAAAAAGACCTCATCGTCGACATGGAACCGTTCCTGGACGCCTACAAGGCGATCAAGCCGTACCTGATCACCTCCGGCAACCATCCCACCAAGGAATACATCCAGAGCCAGAGCGACCGGCACCGCTACGACGACACCACCAAGTGCATCCTGTGCGCCATCTGCACCACGAGCTGCCCGGTGTACTGGAGCGAGGGCGCCTACTTCGGTCCGGCCGCGATCGTCAACGCCCACCGGTTCATCTTCGACAGCCGTGACGAGGGTGCCGCGGAGCGTCTGGACATCCTCAACGAGGTCGACGGGGTGTGGCGTTGCCGCACCACGTTCAACTGCACCGATGCCTGCCCGCGTGGCATCGAGATCACCAAGGCGATCCAGGAGGTGAAGCGGGCCCTGATGTTCGCCCGCTGA
- a CDS encoding thymidine phosphorylase yields the protein MSESFDAPTLIIAKRDGHRLPDAGIDWLIEAYTAGRVAEEQMSALLMAIYLRGMDAAETVRWTAAMIDSGERFDFSGLRRDGAPLTTVDKHSTGGVGDKITLPLVAVVAACGAAVPSASGRGLGHTGGTLDKLESIAGFDVTISGARLAEQLSTVGAAVFAAGQLAPADAKLYALRDITGTVDSLPLIASSVMSKKLAEGTQGLVLDVKVGTGAFMKDLDDARELAARMIALGTAHGVPTRALLTDMSTPLGCTVGNAIEVAESLDVLAGGGPADVVDLTVRLAAEMLALAGIDGIDPAQTLRDGTAMDRFTAMVAAQGGDLGVPLPMGACTETLTADRGGIMGDIDAMAVAQAAWRLGAGRAKPGERVQHGAGVRIHRRPGEPVAAGQTLFTLYTDTAERLAPALAELDGGFGVADTPPVPRPLIIEASP from the coding sequence GTGAGCGAGTCGTTCGACGCGCCGACGCTGATCATCGCCAAGCGCGACGGCCACCGGCTGCCCGACGCCGGCATCGACTGGCTGATCGAGGCCTACACCGCGGGCCGGGTCGCCGAGGAGCAGATGTCGGCCCTGCTGATGGCGATCTATCTGCGCGGCATGGACGCCGCCGAAACGGTGCGCTGGACGGCGGCGATGATCGACTCCGGGGAGCGCTTCGACTTCTCCGGGCTGCGCCGCGACGGCGCACCGCTGACGACCGTCGATAAACACTCCACCGGCGGCGTCGGCGACAAGATCACGTTGCCGCTGGTGGCCGTCGTCGCGGCCTGCGGTGCCGCGGTGCCCAGCGCCTCGGGGCGCGGCCTGGGCCATACCGGCGGCACGCTGGACAAGCTGGAATCGATCGCAGGGTTCGACGTGACGATCTCCGGTGCCCGGCTCGCCGAGCAGCTGAGCACGGTCGGTGCGGCGGTGTTCGCGGCCGGGCAGCTGGCGCCGGCCGACGCCAAGCTCTACGCGCTGCGCGACATCACCGGCACGGTCGACTCGCTGCCACTGATCGCCAGCTCGGTGATGAGCAAGAAACTCGCCGAGGGGACGCAAGGCCTGGTCCTCGACGTCAAGGTCGGTACCGGCGCGTTCATGAAGGACCTCGACGACGCCCGCGAACTGGCCGCCCGGATGATCGCGCTCGGCACCGCTCACGGGGTTCCGACCCGGGCGCTGCTCACCGACATGAGCACGCCGTTGGGCTGCACCGTCGGCAACGCGATCGAGGTCGCCGAATCGCTCGACGTGCTGGCCGGCGGCGGACCGGCCGACGTGGTGGACCTGACGGTGCGGCTGGCCGCCGAGATGCTGGCGTTGGCCGGCATCGACGGCATCGATCCCGCGCAGACCCTGCGCGACGGCACCGCGATGGACCGGTTCACCGCGATGGTCGCCGCCCAGGGCGGTGACCTGGGCGTGCCGTTGCCGATGGGCGCATGCACCGAGACCCTGACCGCGGATCGCGGCGGCATCATGGGCGACATCGACGCGATGGCGGTGGCCCAGGCGGCCTGGCGCCTCGGCGCTGGCCGAGCCAAGCCGGGGGAGCGGGTGCAGCACGGGGCCGGGGTGCGGATTCACCGCCGGCCGGGCGAGCCGGTGGCCGCCGGCCAGACCCTGTTCACCCTCTACACCGACACAGCGGAGCGGCTGGCGCCCGCGCTGGCCGAACTCGACGGCGGCTTCGGCGTCGCCGACACACCGCCGGTCCCGCGCCCCCTGATCATCGAGGCAAGCCCATGA
- a CDS encoding primosomal protein — MAADLVPIRLELTAGDRYTLWAPSWRDSGDEWQAFLGKDDDLYAFESAAELAAFVRSSTDNDLADHPSWARLVEANAHRLDPAPDDRYDLIAVEELLLQKPTATSVDALARALEIVSAIGSVCDLPAVTKFFNGNPNLGWLTGGVDNFTGRAGRKRWEAIAQIIGRSWSSALAAIEEIVTTPEVDAAAVSRAADELAGPAPAEPEPIAEDTDGADAAGDDETAVAAAGERAAGDRVVLGGDANFWAKVGIDPIRIITDNGTFFTLRCYLGDNPVFLGRNGRISVFGSERALARYLADEHDHDLSDLSTYDDIRTAANDGSLSIDITDDNVYVLSGMTDDLTDGPTAVDREQLELAVEFLQDVGTYAEDGVVADALQPDRPLGRMVSYVLDRESVSEPQRPYAPVVKEWEQLEQFVQSRLRRE, encoded by the coding sequence ATGGCAGCTGACCTCGTTCCGATCCGCCTCGAGTTGACCGCGGGCGACCGCTACACCCTGTGGGCACCGAGTTGGCGTGACTCCGGTGACGAGTGGCAGGCGTTCCTGGGCAAGGACGACGACCTCTACGCCTTCGAGTCCGCCGCCGAACTGGCCGCATTCGTCCGGAGCAGCACCGACAACGACCTGGCCGATCACCCCAGCTGGGCGCGGCTGGTCGAGGCCAACGCCCACCGGCTCGACCCGGCCCCCGACGACCGCTACGACCTGATCGCGGTCGAGGAACTGCTGCTGCAGAAGCCCACCGCGACGTCCGTCGACGCGCTGGCCCGCGCGCTGGAGATCGTCTCGGCGATCGGGTCGGTGTGCGACCTGCCGGCGGTGACGAAATTCTTCAACGGCAACCCCAACCTGGGCTGGCTGACCGGCGGTGTGGACAACTTCACCGGCCGGGCCGGCCGCAAGCGCTGGGAGGCGATCGCGCAGATCATCGGCCGTAGCTGGAGCAGCGCGCTGGCCGCGATCGAAGAGATCGTCACCACCCCCGAGGTCGACGCCGCGGCGGTGTCGCGGGCCGCCGACGAGCTCGCCGGACCGGCACCCGCCGAACCGGAGCCCATCGCCGAGGACACCGACGGCGCCGACGCCGCGGGCGATGACGAGACCGCCGTCGCCGCCGCCGGCGAGCGCGCCGCGGGCGACCGGGTCGTTCTCGGCGGTGACGCCAACTTCTGGGCCAAGGTGGGCATCGACCCGATCCGCATCATCACCGACAACGGGACGTTCTTCACCCTGCGCTGCTACCTCGGCGACAACCCGGTGTTCCTGGGCCGCAACGGCCGGATCAGCGTGTTCGGTTCCGAACGGGCGCTGGCCCGCTATCTGGCCGACGAACACGACCACGACCTGTCCGACCTGAGCACCTACGACGACATCCGGACCGCCGCCAACGACGGTTCGCTGTCGATCGACATCACCGACGACAACGTCTACGTGCTGTCCGGGATGACCGACGACCTCACCGACGGGCCCACCGCGGTGGACCGTGAGCAGCTGGAACTGGCCGTGGAGTTCCTGCAGGACGTGGGCACCTACGCCGAGGACGGCGTGGTCGCCGATGCGCTGCAACCGGACCGCCCGCTGGGCCGGATGGTCAGCTACGTGCTGGATCGGGAGTCGGTTTCCGAGCCGCAGCGCCCGTACGCTCCGGTGGTCAAGGAATGGGAACAGCTCGAGCAGTTCGTGCAGTCGCGGCTTCGGCGCGAATAG
- a CDS encoding carboxymuconolactone decarboxylase family protein, whose protein sequence is MTTSTRIEPLSPAEANPLVRTMYRYTRRRFGEVPEPFTVIAHHPRLLMATAVHEGLVQSASRTLPAGVRDLAVFWTARTIGCSWCVDFGAMLSRLEGLDVERLTEIDDYATSPRFTDDERAAIDYADAVTTDPHRVTDEQVADLRRRFGDDGVVELTYQIGIENMRARMYSALGITEQGFSSGDACRVPWA, encoded by the coding sequence ATGACTACTTCCACACGTATCGAACCGCTGTCCCCCGCCGAGGCCAACCCGCTGGTGCGGACCATGTACCGCTACACCAGGCGGCGCTTCGGTGAGGTCCCCGAACCGTTCACCGTGATCGCCCACCATCCGCGCCTGCTGATGGCCACCGCCGTGCACGAGGGCCTGGTGCAGTCGGCGTCGCGCACGCTGCCCGCCGGGGTACGCGACCTGGCGGTGTTCTGGACCGCGCGCACCATCGGCTGCTCCTGGTGCGTGGACTTCGGCGCCATGCTGTCGCGACTGGAGGGCCTGGACGTCGAGCGCCTCACCGAGATCGACGACTATGCGACCTCGCCGCGCTTCACCGACGACGAGCGGGCCGCGATCGACTACGCCGACGCGGTCACCACCGACCCGCACCGCGTCACCGACGAGCAGGTCGCCGATCTGCGGCGCCGCTTCGGTGACGACGGCGTCGTCGAACTGACCTACCAGATCGGGATCGAGAACATGCGGGCCCGGATGTACTCGGCGCTGGGCATCACCGAGCAGGGCTTCAGCTCCGGCGACGCCTGCCGGGTGCCGTGGGCTTAG
- the sdhC gene encoding succinate dehydrogenase, cytochrome b556 subunit — protein MMTATSADSATPGTRTNAPRNRRQSLYKGDPGMWAFALHRITGAAIFFFLFVHVLDTALMRVSPQAYDQVIGTYKTPLVGLMELGLVAAVLFHGLNGVRLILIDFWWQGTRYQRQMLVAVGAIWLVVMVPVLVRIGMHMAERFL, from the coding sequence TTGATGACGGCGACATCCGCCGATTCGGCGACGCCGGGAACGCGGACGAATGCGCCGCGAAACCGGCGGCAGAGTCTGTACAAGGGCGATCCGGGAATGTGGGCGTTCGCGCTGCACCGGATCACCGGGGCGGCCATTTTCTTCTTCCTGTTCGTGCACGTCCTCGACACGGCCCTGATGCGGGTGAGCCCGCAGGCCTACGACCAGGTGATCGGCACCTACAAGACCCCGCTGGTGGGTCTGATGGAACTGGGCCTGGTGGCGGCCGTGCTGTTCCACGGCCTCAACGGCGTCCGGTTGATCCTGATCGACTTCTGGTGGCAGGGCACCCGCTACCAGCGCCAGATGCTGGTGGCCGTCGGCGCCATCTGGCTGGTGGTGATGGTTCCGGTGCTGGTTCGGATCGGCATGCACATGGCGGAGCGATTTCTATGA
- a CDS encoding LGFP repeat-containing protein: MRKATQRAAAVSAAVLGVALIGTGCSGEAKEKTNDALSSASSVASQASSVASSASSAISSAVTAPDEEGAASSTVMTGEDGKEYTVSGAILAKLDSLDATAKQDLGEPIAAEQKNPDGGTYQQFDGGVIVHTTRSYVVWGKIRDKWNELGGSQGKLGYPTSDETTNADGAKQSTFEHGIITWKDGDTEATVTEH; this comes from the coding sequence ATGCGCAAGGCAACACAGCGGGCCGCAGCAGTATCCGCCGCAGTTTTGGGGGTCGCACTTATCGGCACGGGTTGCAGCGGCGAAGCCAAGGAGAAGACCAACGACGCCCTCAGCTCGGCCAGCTCGGTTGCCTCGCAGGCCAGCTCGGTTGCGTCTTCGGCCAGCTCGGCGATCTCGTCGGCGGTCACCGCCCCCGACGAGGAAGGCGCCGCCAGCTCCACGGTGATGACCGGTGAGGACGGCAAGGAGTACACCGTCTCCGGCGCCATCCTGGCCAAGCTGGACTCGCTGGACGCCACCGCCAAGCAGGACCTGGGCGAGCCGATCGCCGCTGAGCAGAAGAACCCCGACGGCGGCACCTACCAGCAGTTCGACGGCGGTGTCATCGTCCACACCACCCGTTCGTACGTGGTGTGGGGCAAGATCCGCGACAAGTGGAACGAGCTGGGCGGCTCGCAGGGCAAGCTCGGCTACCCGACCAGCGACGAGACCACCAACGCCGACGGTGCCAAGCAGAGCACCTTCGAGCACGGCATCATCACCTGGAAGGACGGCGACACCGAGGCCACCGTCACCGAGCACTGA
- a CDS encoding cytidine deaminase: MSSEIDWDELRRNAIEAAANAYAPYSRLRVGAAGLTADGRTVTGCNVENVSYGLTLCAECAVVCGLYSGGGGRLVALSCGNAAGELLMPCGRCRQLLFEHGGAELLIDHPAGARRLAELLPDAFGPEALP, from the coding sequence ATGTCCTCAGAAATTGATTGGGATGAGTTGCGGCGCAACGCAATAGAGGCGGCCGCCAATGCCTACGCGCCGTATTCACGGCTGCGGGTCGGGGCCGCCGGTCTGACTGCCGACGGCCGGACCGTCACGGGCTGCAATGTGGAAAATGTCTCATATGGCCTGACCCTGTGTGCGGAGTGTGCGGTGGTCTGCGGCCTGTATTCCGGCGGCGGCGGACGGCTGGTGGCGCTGTCGTGTGGTAATGCCGCCGGGGAACTGCTGATGCCGTGCGGACGCTGCCGGCAGCTGCTGTTCGAACACGGCGGCGCCGAGCTGCTCATCGATCACCCGGCGGGCGCGCGGCGGTTGGCCGAATTGCTGCCCGACGCGTTCGGTCCCGAGGCGCTGCCGTGA
- a CDS encoding sigma-70 family RNA polymerase sigma factor — MTAAVEDFEALRPHLLAVAYRLTGVFADAEDIVQDAWMRFAAAERDQIRDPRAWLTTVVSRLGLDRLRSAARRRESYVGEWLPEPVVTGFDDDPLAAVVAGEDARYAAMVVLERLTPDQRVAFVLHDGFAVPFGEVAAVLDTTEAAARQLASRARKAVAADPAPHPDPGHDEAVGALMAAMATGDLAAVVALLHPDVTFTGDSNRRAPTAARVIVGPQKVARFLLGLARRYGPVLVTTNRPALVNGDLGAYTPGAPEADGYPALLPRVTAMSVRDGLVVAIWDIANPDKFTGSPLRSG, encoded by the coding sequence ATGACGGCGGCGGTGGAGGACTTCGAGGCGTTGCGGCCGCATCTGCTGGCGGTGGCCTACCGGCTCACCGGGGTCTTCGCCGACGCCGAGGACATCGTGCAGGACGCCTGGATGCGCTTCGCCGCCGCCGAGCGTGATCAGATTCGCGACCCGCGGGCCTGGCTGACCACGGTGGTCAGCCGGCTCGGTCTGGACCGGCTGCGGTCGGCGGCGCGGCGCCGCGAGTCCTATGTCGGGGAGTGGCTGCCCGAGCCGGTGGTGACCGGGTTCGACGACGACCCGCTGGCCGCGGTGGTGGCCGGTGAGGACGCCCGGTACGCCGCGATGGTGGTGCTGGAGCGGCTGACTCCCGATCAGCGGGTGGCCTTCGTGCTGCACGACGGGTTCGCGGTGCCGTTCGGTGAAGTGGCCGCGGTGCTCGACACCACCGAGGCGGCCGCCCGCCAGTTGGCGTCGCGGGCCCGCAAGGCCGTCGCCGCCGATCCCGCACCCCACCCCGATCCGGGCCACGACGAGGCCGTCGGCGCCCTGATGGCGGCGATGGCGACCGGGGATCTGGCCGCGGTGGTGGCGCTGCTGCATCCCGACGTCACCTTCACCGGTGACTCGAACCGCCGGGCGCCGACCGCCGCGCGGGTCATCGTCGGCCCGCAGAAGGTGGCGCGGTTCCTGCTCGGCCTGGCGCGACGCTACGGCCCGGTGCTGGTGACCACCAACCGGCCGGCGTTGGTCAACGGCGACCTCGGCGCCTATACCCCCGGCGCACCCGAGGCCGACGGCTATCCCGCGCTGCTGCCGCGGGTCACCGCGATGAGCGTGCGCGACGGACTGGTGGTGGCGATCTGGGACATCGCCAACCCGGACAAGTTCACCGGCTCACCGCTGCGGTCCGGCTAA
- a CDS encoding succinate dehydrogenase hydrophobic membrane anchor subunit, translating into MTTPNVQGSRGPIAPIIATDRDRPAGLGDPRAPQRHNGMPNFEKYTWMFMRFSGAVLIFLVLGHLFVMLMMEDGVYRIDFNYVAQRWHHPYWQIWDLCLLWLAELHGANGLRTIIGDYTRTARSRFWLTTLLVVSVIFTLMLGSYVLLSFDATI; encoded by the coding sequence ATGACCACACCTAACGTCCAAGGCAGCCGGGGCCCGATCGCCCCGATCATCGCCACCGACCGGGACCGGCCCGCCGGCCTCGGCGACCCCCGCGCCCCGCAGCGGCACAACGGGATGCCCAACTTCGAGAAGTACACCTGGATGTTCATGCGGTTCTCCGGCGCCGTACTGATCTTCCTGGTGCTCGGGCACCTGTTCGTCATGCTGATGATGGAAGACGGCGTGTACCGCATCGACTTCAACTACGTGGCGCAGCGCTGGCACCACCCCTACTGGCAGATCTGGGATCTGTGCCTGCTGTGGCTGGCCGAACTGCACGGCGCCAACGGCCTGCGCACGATCATCGGCGACTACACCCGCACCGCCCGCAGCCGGTTCTGGCTGACGACGCTGCTGGTGGTGTCGGTGATCTTCACACTGATGCTGGGCAGCTACGTGCTGCTGAGCTTCGACGCGACAATTTGA
- the sdhA gene encoding succinate dehydrogenase flavoprotein subunit, with protein sequence MIQEHRYDVVIVGAGGAGMRAAVEAAPRARTAVLTKLYPTRSHTGAAQGGMCAALANVEDDNWEWHAFDTVKGGDYLADQDAVEIMAKEAIDAVLDLENMGMPFSRTPEGRIDQRRFGGHTRDHGKAPVRRACYAADRTGHMILQTLYQNCVKHGVEFFNEFYVLDLVLTETPSGPVATGVVAYELSTGDIHVFHAKAIVFATGGSGRMFKTTSNAHTLTGDGMGVVFRKGLPLEDMEFHQFHPTGLAGLGILISEAVRGEGGRLLNADGERFMERYAPTIVDLAPRDIVARSMVLEVLEGRGAGPNKDYVYIDVRHLGEEVLEEKLPDITEFARTYLGVDPVKELVPVYPTCHYAMGGIPTTNTGQVLRDNTNTVPGLFAAGECACVSVHGANRLGTNSLLDINVFGRRAGIAAAEYANSHEFVEMPENPAGMVTDWVSDILSEHGNERVADIRGALQQSMDNNAAVFRTEKTLKQALSDIHALKERYARITVHDKGKRFNSDLLEAIELGFLLELAEVTVLGALNRKESRGGHAREDYPNRDDANYMRHTMAYKQGTDLISEIRLDYKPVVQTRYEPKERKY encoded by the coding sequence GTGATTCAAGAACATCGATACGACGTGGTGATCGTCGGTGCCGGCGGCGCCGGGATGCGCGCGGCCGTCGAGGCGGCCCCGCGGGCTCGCACCGCGGTGCTGACCAAGCTCTACCCGACCCGCAGCCACACCGGCGCGGCGCAGGGCGGCATGTGCGCGGCACTGGCCAACGTCGAAGACGACAACTGGGAGTGGCACGCCTTCGACACCGTCAAGGGCGGCGACTACCTGGCCGACCAGGACGCCGTGGAGATCATGGCCAAGGAGGCCATCGACGCGGTGCTGGACCTGGAGAACATGGGTATGCCGTTCTCCCGGACCCCGGAAGGCCGGATCGACCAGCGCCGGTTCGGCGGGCACACCCGCGACCACGGCAAGGCCCCGGTGCGCCGCGCCTGCTACGCCGCGGACCGCACCGGCCACATGATCCTGCAGACCCTGTACCAAAACTGCGTCAAGCACGGCGTGGAGTTCTTCAACGAGTTCTACGTGCTGGACCTGGTGCTCACCGAGACCCCGAGCGGTCCGGTCGCCACCGGCGTGGTGGCCTACGAGCTGTCCACCGGTGACATCCACGTCTTCCACGCCAAGGCGATCGTGTTCGCCACCGGCGGGTCGGGCCGGATGTTCAAGACGACCTCCAACGCCCACACCCTGACCGGTGACGGCATGGGCGTGGTGTTCCGCAAGGGCCTGCCGCTGGAGGACATGGAATTCCACCAGTTCCACCCGACCGGCCTGGCCGGCCTGGGCATCCTGATCTCCGAAGCCGTGCGCGGCGAGGGCGGCCGGTTGCTCAACGCCGACGGCGAACGGTTCATGGAGCGCTACGCCCCGACGATCGTCGACCTGGCCCCACGTGACATCGTGGCCCGTTCCATGGTGCTCGAGGTGCTCGAGGGCCGCGGCGCCGGACCGAACAAGGACTACGTCTACATCGACGTGCGGCACCTCGGCGAGGAAGTGCTCGAGGAGAAGCTGCCCGACATCACCGAGTTCGCCCGCACCTACCTGGGCGTGGACCCGGTCAAGGAACTGGTGCCCGTCTACCCGACCTGCCACTACGCGATGGGCGGCATCCCGACCACCAACACCGGGCAGGTGCTGCGCGACAACACCAACACCGTGCCGGGCCTGTTCGCCGCCGGCGAGTGCGCCTGCGTGTCGGTGCACGGCGCCAACCGGTTGGGCACCAACTCGCTGCTGGACATCAACGTGTTCGGCCGGCGGGCCGGTATCGCCGCGGCCGAATACGCCAACTCGCACGAGTTCGTCGAGATGCCGGAGAACCCGGCCGGCATGGTGACCGACTGGGTGTCGGACATCCTGTCCGAGCACGGCAACGAGCGCGTCGCCGACATCCGCGGCGCCCTGCAGCAGTCGATGGACAACAACGCCGCGGTGTTCCGCACCGAGAAGACCCTCAAGCAGGCGCTGAGCGACATCCACGCGCTCAAGGAGCGCTACGCCCGCATCACCGTGCACGACAAGGGCAAGCGTTTCAACTCCGACCTGCTCGAGGCGATCGAACTCGGCTTCCTGCTGGAACTGGCCGAGGTCACCGTGCTCGGTGCCCTCAACCGCAAGGAATCCCGTGGCGGTCACGCCCGCGAGGACTACCCCAACCGGGACGACGCCAACTACATGCGCCACACCATGGCCTACAAGCAGGGCACCGACCTGATCTCCGAGATCCGGCTGGACTACAAGCCGGTGGTGCAGACCCGCTACGAACCGAAGGAACGGAAGTACTGA